TTCTGGAAAGGCTTTCTCAGAGACGAGCACTGTTGATGTTGTCACGGGCGCCGACGTGCTTGAATACTATGCGAACCTCGTGGGTGGCGGTGGACTGAATGGCGAGACTACTCAGCTTCGAGAGGAGGCTTGGGTGTACTCGAAGAAGGCTCCACTGGGAGTTTGTGTGGGAATTGGCGCGTGGAACTACCCTATTCAAATGTACTTTCGACTCTTAGCATTGTGGAATGGGATGAGAGGCTAACTCTCAATAGTGCACTCTGGAAATCAGCCCCGTGCCTGGCTGCCGGAAATACCATGATTTACAAGCCCAGCGAATTCACCTCTCTCCACGCGCAAACCCTCGCCGAGATCTACAAGGAAGCCGGACTTCCAGACGGGGTCTTCAACGTCGTATATGGCGCAGGCGATGTTGGCTCTTATTTGACCTCTCACCCGACCATCGCTAAGGTCTCGTTCACTGGCCAGGTCTCAACTGGAATGAAAGTTGCTGGGTCCGCAGCCGGAAATATGAAATACAGTACTATGGAGTTAGGAGGAAAGTCGCCGCTGCTTATTCTTCcagatgcagatgttgaAAATGCTGTCGACGGAGCCATGATGGCCAACTTCTACAGCACTGGCCAGGTCTGCACAAACGGCACGCGAGTCTTCGTCCCCAAATCTCTGAAGAAAAACTTCGAGTCTCGTCTTCTTGAGAAAATGCAATATATTCGGCCAGGCCAGCTGTTTGACGAGAACACCAACTTCGGGCCGCTTAGCTCGGCCGTTCACCAGGAAAAGGTCACTGCTTATATCCGTGGCGGCATTGAGAAGGATAAGGCTACTCTTCTCTACGGCGGCCTTGGCATGCCTTCCCTTCCCAAGGATCTAGAAGCAGGCTTCTGGGTTCGCCCGACGATTTTCACTAATTGCACGGATGATATGCGGATCGTCAAAGAGGAGATATTTGGGCCGGTCATGTCTATTTTGACCTACGACACAGTTGAAGAGGCTGTAAAGCGTGCGAATGCCACAGAATTAGGCCTTGCCGCTGGAGTTTTCACTAAGGACCTCAACTTGGCTCACCGCGTTATTGATCAGCTTGAGGCTGGTATCACGTGGGTGAACACTTGGGGTGAGAGTCCTGCCGAGATGGCGGTCGgtggatggaagaagagTGGACTTGGTGTTGAGAACGGTCGGAAGGGTATTGAGGCTTGGGTACGAAACAAGAGCACTCTGGTTGAGATGGGCAATGCTGTTGGGACAGTTTTCGCCAAACTGTAAACACCAATGCTCCGCCCGATATTTCTGTAAATATGTACATTGCGTTGCTATTTAGATCTATGGTGAAAAGGATTTAACCACGTCTACCACCGACATGCCTAGAAACTTTTTATTGAAGTTTGCTGTTCCCGTATCTGTGCTTGCATCTACATAGCACGGTACGATAAAGAACCCCAAGCAGCAAACATAGTcagtttctttctttctttctttctttctttcttttttttttttttttttttgctcgCCAACACTGCATTATTAATCGCCGGGGTTTCCCCCTGCGACTAAAGAGATGACATCTCTGctagcctgctgctgcttagTACAGACCAAGTTGTTTAGACTATATGATGATGAACCCGGCGATGGGTAGGAATAGCTCATGCTGGTTCTTATGCATCTGATCAAGTAAATATTTTGGGCACTACATACTCTTATCCATAGAGCATGCTTGCTGAAGCTTTGTGAAGTCAGTAGCTGGCAGCGCATACAATAAACCACAGCCGTTTCAAGgttattagaatattaacaTATCCACCTCATACTAATACAAATGGATGCAAAACATACTTCATGGAACAAGCAGATCATATAAATACACATCTTATTCGAATTTGCCAATCTATAAGCTACTTCCCAAAGTAGCAACCAAATACTATACTATGCAGCCAATCTATGATCCTAAGTCTAATCACATTCGTATGCAAATTTCAAAACAAATTTTCTTAGACGAAAGGCCAATTTAGAATCTGAACTCGCTCCAGCAAGTCAATAAAGCATAAATCCAATTTGTCAGTGTCCGCCCATCAGACTAATGAGCTTTCATTCTCGCACTCATACGGTCAAACATCAAATCGTTTTTCAGAGTTGCGTCTAATCCGCCCACAGCCGAGTCGACCATACGTGAAGACATGCTATCTGGGGTGAgctcctcatcttcgaaCGTCTGACTGAGATCCGTATTGATCCTCAGGTCTTTTGACGTTTTCTCCGGTGTGGCAGCAGGGGTAAGCGCTTGCTGAGGCTTGTCAACTGTCATTGGAGCCGGAA
Above is a window of Aspergillus puulaauensis MK2 DNA, chromosome 2, nearly complete sequence DNA encoding:
- a CDS encoding uncharacterized protein (COG:C;~EggNog:ENOG410PHBT;~InterPro:IPR015590,IPR029510,IPR016160,IPR016161, IPR016162,IPR016163;~PFAM:PF00171;~go_function: GO:0016491 - oxidoreductase activity [Evidence IEA];~go_function: GO:0016620 - oxidoreductase activity, acting on the aldehyde or oxo group of donors, NAD or NADP as acceptor [Evidence IEA];~go_process: GO:0055114 - oxidation-reduction process [Evidence IEA]); this encodes MTPPIRPRQLFYDGKPQQASSGRTFHSINPANATSLAELPIASQSDIDAAIASADRAFPSWSQTPPIARARILQKAAALLRERNDEIARVESLDSGKAFSETSTVDVVTGADVLEYYANLVGGGGLNGETTQLREEAWVYSKKAPLGVCVGIGAWNYPIQIALWKSAPCLAAGNTMIYKPSEFTSLHAQTLAEIYKEAGLPDGVFNVVYGAGDVGSYLTSHPTIAKVSFTGQVSTGMKVAGSAAGNMKYSTMELGGKSPLLILPDADVENAVDGAMMANFYSTGQVCTNGTRVFVPKSLKKNFESRLLEKMQYIRPGQLFDENTNFGPLSSAVHQEKVTAYIRGGIEKDKATLLYGGLGMPSLPKDLEAGFWVRPTIFTNCTDDMRIVKEEIFGPVMSILTYDTVEEAVKRANATELGLAAGVFTKDLNLAHRVIDQLEAGITWVNTWGESPAEMAVGGWKKSGLGVENGRKGIEAWVRNKSTLVEMGNAVGTVFAKL